A genomic segment from Bradyrhizobium sp. CB1015 encodes:
- a CDS encoding Spy/CpxP family protein refolding chaperone, translating to MKKFTIAAIAVLSIAGSGAVYAQFHRPWMEHVRHIRMNPEDRAAFVDARIAAVHAGLKLNPDQEKLWPPVEAAVREFAKLRIDRANARMNAAPGDASRDADKPDDPIARLRQRAEDMGASSAALKKIADAADPLYKTLDEGQKRRLAVLTRHRGPFGGGEDGPRHHHFMERMDRMMERGMDHFHHDRFDRDRGPDRDREGRL from the coding sequence ATGAAGAAATTCACCATCGCCGCCATCGCCGTGCTCAGCATCGCCGGCTCGGGCGCGGTCTATGCCCAATTTCATCGCCCGTGGATGGAGCACGTCCGCCACATCCGGATGAACCCCGAGGACCGCGCCGCCTTCGTCGATGCGCGGATTGCCGCCGTCCATGCCGGCTTGAAGCTCAACCCCGATCAGGAGAAGCTGTGGCCGCCGGTCGAGGCGGCCGTGCGGGAGTTCGCCAAGCTGCGCATCGACCGTGCCAATGCGCGGATGAATGCCGCACCCGGAGACGCTTCGAGGGATGCCGACAAGCCGGACGATCCGATCGCCCGCCTGCGCCAGCGCGCCGAGGACATGGGCGCCAGCTCCGCCGCCCTGAAGAAGATCGCCGATGCCGCCGATCCGCTCTACAAGACCCTCGACGAGGGCCAGAAACGGCGCCTCGCCGTGCTGACCCGGCACCGCGGCCCGTTCGGCGGCGGCGAGGACGGCCCGCGCCACCACCACTTCATGGAGCGCATGGACCGCATGATGGAACGGGGCATGGACCATTTCCATCATGACCGCTTCGACCGTGACCGCGGTCCCGACCGCGACCGGGAGGGCCGGCTCTGA
- a CDS encoding ISL3 family transposase — protein MQQALHRSSLVPRGFVVESAYYEGNKAIVVVRASGSVGLCPSCGTVSRRVHSRYRRRVTDLPLSGRIVQLLVIARRFRCDAVLCGRQIFTERFGEGVLAPSARRTARLESIVHHLGLALGGRPAAVFAKRLMLPVSKDTLLRVVRHRSRPPADPLRVIGIDDWAWRRNHRYASIVCNLERRRVVTLLPDREPATAQAWLAAHPTIAIVARDRGGGYGEAAAKALPHAVQVADRWHLMENASRAFLDAVRKSMRQIRTVIGATTIDPKLLTAAERLQYEGYLRREETNAVILALSKNGIPIKQIVRQTGHSRKLVRQVVRGERHDVFRTRQSSLDVHLPWLDEQWASGCRNGAELWRRLKGRGFRGSLRVISEWATRRRRAERTDTQNLQRIPSARTIARLMTIGRDLLTKAETVTVAAIEAGVPTLVEAREIIAEFHLMIRRKTEAGLAPWIERARASLVASFASGVGRDQAAVRAAITSPWSNGQTEGQITRLKLVRRQMYGRGKIDLLQARLVGAE, from the coding sequence TGCTTACTACGAGGGTAATAAGGCGATCGTTGTGGTTCGGGCGTCCGGCAGCGTCGGCCTGTGTCCATCGTGCGGAACGGTTTCGCGACGTGTCCATAGCCGCTACCGGCGCCGCGTGACCGATCTGCCGCTCTCGGGTCGGATCGTCCAGCTCCTGGTAATCGCCCGCCGTTTTCGCTGCGACGCGGTTCTGTGCGGGCGTCAGATCTTCACTGAGCGCTTCGGCGAAGGCGTACTGGCGCCTTCGGCGCGCCGCACCGCGAGGCTGGAGTCCATCGTTCACCACCTTGGCTTGGCGCTTGGGGGTAGACCGGCAGCAGTCTTCGCAAAGCGGCTGATGCTGCCGGTGAGCAAAGATACCCTTCTTCGGGTGGTTCGGCACCGTAGCCGTCCCCCAGCTGACCCGCTCAGGGTCATCGGCATTGATGACTGGGCCTGGCGGCGCAATCACCGATACGCCAGCATCGTCTGCAACTTGGAAAGGCGCAGGGTCGTCACTTTGTTGCCGGATCGTGAGCCGGCGACGGCCCAAGCCTGGCTCGCTGCTCATCCCACGATCGCAATCGTCGCCCGTGACCGCGGCGGCGGATATGGCGAAGCCGCGGCCAAGGCCCTGCCGCACGCAGTACAGGTCGCCGACCGTTGGCATCTGATGGAGAACGCCAGTCGGGCCTTCCTCGATGCCGTCCGCAAATCGATGCGCCAGATACGCACCGTCATCGGTGCGACCACGATCGATCCCAAGCTACTCACCGCCGCGGAGCGCCTCCAGTATGAGGGCTATCTGCGCCGCGAGGAGACCAACGCGGTCATCCTGGCTCTGTCGAAGAATGGCATACCTATCAAGCAGATCGTGCGTCAGACCGGCCACAGCAGGAAGCTGGTGCGACAGGTGGTCCGCGGCGAACGTCACGACGTGTTCCGAACCCGGCAAAGTTCGTTGGATGTGCACTTGCCATGGCTGGACGAGCAGTGGGCGTCTGGCTGCCGCAACGGGGCTGAACTTTGGCGCCGTTTGAAAGGGCGTGGCTTCCGAGGCTCGCTACGTGTCATCAGCGAGTGGGCAACCCGCAGACGACGAGCGGAAAGGACCGACACACAAAACCTTCAGAGGATTCCGTCGGCCAGAACGATCGCTCGCCTCATGACAATCGGACGGGACCTGCTCACCAAAGCGGAGACCGTCACGGTCGCGGCGATCGAAGCTGGCGTGCCAACTCTGGTCGAGGCACGCGAGATCATCGCCGAATTCCACCTGATGATCCGGCGTAAGACCGAGGCGGGCCTCGCTCCTTGGATCGAGCGTGCCCGCGCCAGTCTCGTCGCCTCGTTCGCGAGCGGCGTCGGGAGAGACCAAGCGGCAGTCCGAGCCGCAATCACGTCGCCCTGGTCGAACGGACAAACCGAAGGACAGATTACGCGCCTCAAGCTCGTCAGGCGCCAAATGTATGGCCGCGGGAAGATCGATCTGCTCCAAGCCCGGTTAGTCGGCGCAGAATGA